Proteins from one Pithys albifrons albifrons isolate INPA30051 chromosome 2, PitAlb_v1, whole genome shotgun sequence genomic window:
- the REL gene encoding proto-oncogene c-Rel has product MAGGPEPYIEIFEQPRQRGMRFRYKCEGRSAGSIPGEHSTDNNKTFPSIQILNYFGKVKIRTTLVTKNEPYKPHPHDLVGKDCRDGYYEAEFGPERRVLSFQNLGIQCVKKKDLKESISLRISKKINPFNVPEEQLHNIDEYDLNVVRLCFQAFLPDEHGNYSIALPPLISNPIYDNRAPNTAELRICRVNKNCGSVKGGDEIFLLCDKVQKDDIEVRFVLDNWEAKGSFSQADVHRQVAIVFRTPPFLRDISEPVTVKMQLRRPSDQEVSEPMDFRYLPDEKDPYGNKAKRQRSTLAWQKLIQDCGSNTAERPKVTPFPVVTPEGKMIKKEPNLFSSSLLMPGLGSLASSTQLYPGCSQLAPVGPAKQDGLSPCWLHSSSSPASGLLGAHAPNSFPTDVPVPGSSSLVTFPDPLSWPDEKDSSFFRNYSGTNGLGTVSSAELPGVGGTGHAAASSAISMDTDDMNCASLSFDKFNAVLNSSAPRQQLQLPPGGAGSAGFASQSALADPMYSFMDQEVLGEPRLPGSHQGGLADTQFYDGDGVHADELYQSFPFDNILQSYNP; this is encoded by the exons ATGGCCG gtGGCCCTGAGCCCTACATTGAGATATTTGAGCAACCCAGGCAAAGGGGAATGCGCTTCAGATACAAATGTGAGGGAAGATCTGCAGGCAGCATTCCAGGAGAACACAGTACTGATAACAACAAGACATTCCCTTCCATCCAG ATTCTGAACTATTTTGGAAAAGTCAAAATAAGAACCACACTGGTAACAAAGAATGAGCCCTACAAGCCACACCCTCATGATCTGGTTGGCAAGGACTGCAGAGATGGCTACTACGAAGCCGAGTTCGGGCCAGAGCGGCGAGTCCTGTC TTTTCAGAACTTGGGCATTCAGTGTGTGAAGAAGAAAGACCTGAAGGAATCAATTTCTTTACGGATCTCAAAGAAGATTAACCCTTTCAATG tgcctgaggagcagctgcacaaCATCGACGAGTACGACCTCAACGTGGTGCGGCTCTGCTTCCAGGCCTTCCTCCCCGACGAGCACGGCAACTACTCCAtagctctgcctcctctgatCTCCAACCCCATCTATGACAACA GAGCTCCCAACACTGCAGAATTGAGAATTTGTCGTGTGAACAAGAACTGTGGAAGCGTCAAAGGAGGAGACGAAATATTTCTCCTGTGTGACAAAGTGCAGAAAG ATGATATCGAAGTCAGATTTGTCCTGGACAACTGGGAGGCCAAAGGCTCCTTCTCCCAAGCCGACGTTCACCGCCAAGTGGCGATCGTGTTCAGGACGCCGCCGTTCCTCAGGGACATCTCCGAGCCCGTCACCGTGAAGATGCAGCTGCGGAGACCTTCTGACCAGGAAGTCAGTGAACCCATGGATTTCAGATACCTCCCAGATGAAAAGG ATCCATATGGCAACAAAGCCAAAAGGCAAAGATCAACGTTGGCTTGGCAAAAGCTCATACAGGACTGTG GATCAAATACAGCAGAGAGGCCCAAAGTAACTCCATTCCCTGTGGTCACTCCTGAAGGGAAGATGATTAAAAAAG AGCCCAACCTGTTTTCCTCCTCGCTGCTGATGCCCGGGCTGGGCTCCCTGGCCAGCAGCACTCAGCTGTACCctggctgcagccagctggCCCCGGTGGGCCCGGCCAAGCAGGATGGGCTGTCCCCGTGCTGGCTGCAcagctcctcctctccagccagcGGCCTGCTGGGCGCACACGCCCCCAACAGCTTCCCCACGGATGTGCCGGTGccgggcagcagctccctggtgACCTTCCCCGACCCTCTGAGCTGGCCCGACGAGAAGGATTCGAGCTTCTTCCGGAATTACAGCGGCACCAACGGGCTGGGCACGGTGTCGAGTGCGGAGCTGCCGGGTGTCGGTGGCACAGGGCACGCGGCTGCGTCTTCTGCCATCAGCATGGACACCGACGACATGAACTGCGCCAGCCTCAGCTTCGACAAGTTCAACGCGGTGCTGAACTCGAGCGCTCCgcggcagcagctgcagctgcccccgGGCGGTGCCGGCAGCGCCGGATTCGCCTCCCAGTCCGCCTTGGCCGACCCCATGTACAGCTTTATGGACCAGGAGGTGCTGGGCGAGCCCAGGCTCCCCGGCAGCCACCAGGGTGGCCTGGCAGACACCCAGTTCTACGACGGCGACGGCGTCCATGCCGATGAGCTCTACCAATCCTTCCCCTTTGACAACATCCTGCAGAGCTACAACCCCTGA